A region from the Arachis ipaensis cultivar K30076 chromosome B01, Araip1.1, whole genome shotgun sequence genome encodes:
- the LOC107607488 gene encoding uncharacterized protein LOC107607488 has protein sequence MEANAAATLQAVQRLDQAAGNRNSDRNGNNNGEGNVREARELELMQLKQGSLSVADYTSRSEELCRFSRVCQGATETYESWKCIKYQGGLRDAIMTAVAPLEIRIFSELVNKANVIEDCVKKVATSRDPRGGNTNRGRGKYFQPRGQNFKWGGHALMPLMVKAMLGDPLLISTTRREGEIRVKEVDIPKIAFRTRYAHYEFMVMFFGLTNSPAVFMDYMNRVFRPFLDKFVVFFIDDILIYSKTAKEHEEHLRIVLQILKERKLYAKLSKCEFWKEEVKFLGYVVSKDGIAVDPSKVEAVME, from the exons ATGGAGGcgaatgctgctgcgactctgcaagctgtgcagaggttagaTCAAGCAGCTGGAAACAGAAACAGTGATAGAAACGGGAATAATAATGGGGAAGGAAATG TTAGAGAGGCGAGGGAGTTGGAGCTTATGCAACTGAAGCAAGGCTCTTTGTCTGTGGCGGACTATACTAGTCGATCTGAGGAGCTTTGTAGGTTCTCTAGGGTGTGTCAGGGTGCCACAGAGACCTATGAAAGTTGGAAGTGTATTAAGTACCAAGGAGGCTTGAGGGATGCTATTATGACCGCTGTGGCTCCTCTTGAGATCCgaatcttttcagaactagtgaaTAAAGCGAATGTTATTGAGGATTGTGTGAAGAAAGTGGCAACATCAAGAGATCCTAGAGGAGGAAACACTAACCGTGGACGTGGCAAGTACTTTCAACCGAGGGGTCAGAACTTCAAGTGGGGAGGACATGCCTTGATGCCCCTCATGGTCAAGGCAATGTTAGGAGACCCACTTTTGATTAGTACCACCAGGCGAGAGGGAGAG ataagggtgaaagAGGTTGATATTCCGAAAATTGCGTTTAGGACGCGCTATGCACACTACGAGTTTATGGTGATGTTCTTTGGGCTGACGAATTCACCTGCtgtgttcatggattacatgaacagagtattTCGTCCCTTCTTGGACAAATTCGTGGTGTTTTTCATAGACGACATCTTAATTTATTCTAAGACAGCGAAAGAACACGAAGAGCACTTAAGAATTGTGTTGCAAATCCTGAAGGAGCGAAAGTTGTATGCCAAGTTGTcaaagtgtgagttttggaaagaAGAAGTAAAGTTCTTAGGTTACGTGGTGAGTAAGGACGGAATTGCGGTAGATCCTTCGAAAGTGGAGGCAGTGATGGAATAA